The Solanum dulcamara chromosome 2, daSolDulc1.2, whole genome shotgun sequence region ATTCCCGAAATACTTGCTAAGGGTCCcataaagatttcaaaaaaaaatgatcaaaaactAGTTCGCCAAAAAATTCataggctaatacacacgaaacagagaaaatcacttaattttgCTTGTGCGGCCCATAAATGCAATGAATATATTTTGGATCGTCCGAGATTACAcataacacacgaaaaatgagaaaaaattgtATAATTCCGCTAGTGTTGCCCTAAATGTTATCAATGTGTTGTGGATTGTGTCAAGGCTACACATATTGATCCTCCAAGTACTTACAGAGGATTTTATaaagattttggaaaaaaactTAAAGGAAATCAATTCACCAAAACATTCATgcgctaacacatacgaaaaatgagaaaatcacctaatttcgtTTGTGTGGCCCCTTAATATTATGAATGTGCCCTAAATCGTatcgaggctacacgtactgatctTCGGATACTTACTGAGGGTCCCACAAAGACTTCAACAAAAATTGACtgaaagtcagttcaccaaactATTAATTGGCCAACACACATgaaatgagaaaatcgtctgATTTTACTTGTACTGCCcataaatattatgaatgtGTCGTGGTCTTCAAAAAAATTTTGATTGAAAGTTcgccaaaatattcatgagcttacacttatgaaaaattaaaaaattgcataatttcgATTGTGCGacccttaaatgctatgaaaGTATCGTGAATCTTTTCGAAGCTACACATACTGATCTCTCGGATATTGATAGAAATCTAgttcaacaaaaatatttatgggctaataaacatgaaaaatgagaaaaaaacgcctaattccgcttgtgtaGCCCATAAATGCTATAAATGTGTTGTAGATCGTGTTAAGACTATACGTACTGGTTCTTTGGATAATTATGGAGGAACCCATAAAGGGTTCAAAAAAACATAGACCAAAAGCTAGTTCACCAgaatatttatgggctaacacacatgaaaaataaaaaaaatgcttaattccgcttgtgcggtccctaaatgctatgaatgtatCGTGGATCTTTCTGAGGCAGCACTTACTAATCTATCAGGTACTTACATATAAAGGatttgaaaaacaaaaatagaCCAAAAGCAGTTCTCTgaaaatattcatgagctaacacacacgaaaaatgagaaaattatctaattccacTTGTGCGGCCCTTAATTACTACGAATGTTTTGTGGATCATGCCGAAGCTACACGTATTGCTCCCCTGGATACTTACTGAGGGTTCCATAAAGGTTTCAATAAAATTGATCGaaatgaaaaaagagaaaatagtctaattctgcttgtgcggccccaaaatgctatgaatgtgccATAGATCGTGTCGAGCCTACACCTACTGATCCTCTGGATACTTATGAAGGGTCCAATAAAGgtttcaaaaattaattgatCGAAAGCtgattcaccaaaatattcatgtggTAATAAAcacgaaaaagaaaaaaacataatttctCTTGTGCGGACCCTAAATAATATGAATGTACTGTGGATCGTGTAGAGACTACACGTATTGATCCTCCAGATACTTATGTAGGATTTCATAAAGGTTATGggaaaaaattgaccgaaagcaagtttaccaaaatattcataggctaaaacacatgaaaaaggagaaaatatcCTAATTCAGCTTGTGCGACCTCTAAATGATATTAATGTGTTGTAGATCATGCCGAAGTTACACATACTAACCCTTTATGGTACTTGCGGAAGGTCCCATAaagatttcataaaaaaattgaccgaaagtcggttcaccaaaatattcaagggctcacacacacgaaaaatgagaaaaatcgcGTAATTTTGCTTGAAAGACCCTAAATGCAATGAATGTGTCATGGATCGTGGGGAGGCTACAAGTACTGATCCACGGGTACTCACAAAGGTCTATTAAACCTTTCAGAAAAAAACATACcaaaagtcagttcaccaatATAATCATGAGCTAATgcacacaaaaaatgaaaaaattatctaattccacttgtgcaacctctaaatgttatgaatgtgcCGTGGATCATGCCAGAGCTATACATACCGATCCCCTGGGTACTTATGAAGGAACCTATAAAAGTTTTGGTTAAAAATTGACCGAAatctagttcaccaaaatattcattggctaacacacaaaaaaatgagaaataacTTAATTCTGTTTGTGCGGctcctaaatgttatgaatattttatggaTCGTGTCGAGGATACACATACTGATCCCCGTGATACTTGTACTTGGTCCTAAAGAGGTTTTGAAAAGAAATTGACTGAAAACCAATTCACGAAAATAATTATGTGCTAGCACacatagaaaattaaaaaattgcctaattccattTATGCGGCCCTAAATTCTATGAATGTGCCGTGGATCGTGTCGAGGTTACACGTATTAATCCTTCGGGTACTTACGGAAGGTCCTCTAaaggtttcagaaaaaaattaattgaaagcaattcaacaaaatatttatggactaacacacacgaaaaattaaaaaatcgcctaatttcgcttgtataactcctaaatgctataaatgtgcTAGGCTAAACGTACGGATTCCTTGAATACTTATAGAGGGTTTTGTAAAGGTTTCAAAAAAGAATTGATCGAAAGCCAattcaataaaatattaatggactaacacatacgaaaaatgagaaaatcatctaatttcgcttgtgccacccctaaatgctataaatgtgTCATGGATTTTGCCGAGGCTACACATACTTATCCCTCGGGTACTTACGGAGGTTCTCATAtagatttcataaaaaaattaaccgaAAGTCAGTTCACCGAAATATTCATaagttaacacacatgaaaaatgagaaaattgtgTAATTTTACTTGTGTGGCCCCTAAATACAATGAATGTTTCGTGGATTATTCCAAGGCTACACATACTGTTCCTCCGATATTTgtggagggtcccataaaaaTTTTAAACAAATTTGACCGAAAGTCAGTTCACTAGAATATTaataggctaacacatatgaaaaatgagaaaatcatctaattttgcCTGTGCGgccctaaatactatgaatgtTCAGTAGATCATTCCGAGGCTACACGTATTGATCCCTCGGATACTTATGGAGGGCTCtataaatgtttttaaaaaattgatcgaaagtcaattcactaaaatattcatgggctaacatatacgaaaaatgAGAACTTAACCAAATTCCGCTTGTGACacctctaaatgctatgaatttGTTGTGGATTGTGTCGAATCTACAGGTACTGATTTCTCTGGTACTTACAGAGGGTCACATTAaggtttcaaattttttttaattaaaagccaattcatcaaaatattcatatgttaatatacacgaaaaatgaaaagatcgcttaattccgcttgtgcgaccCTTAAATACTATAAATGTTCTGTGGATAGTTCCAAGGTTACACGTACTTTTTTCCCCGGTACTTATAGAGGGTACCATAAAGATTTCGAATTTTTTTTGAccgaaagtcagttcaccaaaatattcatggactaacacacacggaaaatgagaaaattgcctaattctggTTGTGGGTCCCTAAATGCTACGAATGTGTGGTAGATCGTGCCGAGGCTATATGTACTGATCTTCCGAGTACTTACGGAGGATCCAATAAATGTTTCGAAAAAGAATTGATCGAAAGCTAATTCACCAAATATTCATGGACTAATACTcacaaaaaatgataaaatagtctaattccgcttgtgcggccTCTAAATGCTATTAATGTATCTTGGATCGTGTTGAGGCTACACATACTAATCCTTCGAGTACTTACGGAGGATTCCATAAagctttaagaaaaaaattaatcgaaagtcagttcaccaaaatatccATGGAGTAACACAcgcaaaaaatgaaaaaattacctaatttcgcttgtgcgtCCTCTAACTACCATGAATATGCCGTGAATCATGGCGAGGatacacgtactgatcccccaAGTACTTACCAAGGGTCCTtaaaaggttttgaaaaaaaattgaccaaaaatcagtaaccaaaatattcatgggcattacacacaaaaaatgagaaaattacataatttcaCTTGTCCGACCCCTAAACACTATGAATGTGtcgtggatcatgccaaaaCTACAAGTACTGATCTCTCGAATACttatggagggtcccataaagattttgaatttttttgaccgaaagtcagttcaccaaaatatacATGGACAACACATACAAAAATTAGAAAAGCGCTTAATTTCGCTTttgtggcccctaaatgctattaaTTTGCCAAAGCTACACGTATGATCCCTCAGGTACTTACGGAGAATCCCATTAAGGattcagaaaaaaattgatcgaaagtcaaTTCACCAAattattcatgggctaacacacatgaaaaaaatgagaaaattgcctaatttattTTGTGCGacctctaaatgctatgaatgtgcGGTGGATCATGTTGATGCTACATGTATTGGTCACCCAAATACTTATAGAGGGTCccataaaaaattcaaaaaaaatttgaccgAAAACCAGTTCACCCATATATTCATGgattaacacacatgaaaaatgtaaaaaaatcgcctaattttgcTTTTTGGTGACccttaaatgctataaatatatcGTGAATCGTGCTAAGGGTATACATACTAATCCCTCGGATGCTTACAGGAGGTcccataaaaattttaaaaaataaaattgaacgaAAGCcagtttatcaaaatatttatgagctaacacacaaaaaataaaaaaatcgcctaattctaatTGTGCAacctctaaatgctatgaatgtgtcAGTATATCATGCCGAGCTATTGATCCCCGAGCAGTGTGAGAAAGCAAAATACCAAATGGTTGAGATTTGAGAAGTTAAAACATGTCACAAGAACATTTTGgcagagcattttatttgaagtTCATGATAGTAAAGTACAACAGCATTACAGTTCTATCACTATATATTCCCTTCTAAAACATATATTATGCCTGAAACTGCAGAAACAAACACTGCAACTTAAGACATGGAAACCCAACGAAGTGAAAATATCAAAGGGGGGAGAAAGCGTCCAATACTTTAAAAAGCAATTCTTGTGATTTTTACAGGCCATTTGGATACCAGTAGATGAAAAGAATGGAACTGGCACAACTTCGAAATCAAGGCATTGCGATTGGAATGGAGACTCGAAGCAATTCTAGCTAGCAGAATCCAACATCTAAGTAGAACAGCATCCGCTTTTTTGGTTAACGGGTTGTCCCCTTATCTGCACGGTGGGTGGCTTTGCGTTGTTTGATGCTGGCTGACTTGCCATCCTGTATCAAGTAGTAAAAAGCATCAAACACTAGTCCACAGACGACAGaatcccccacccccacccaccCCGGAGAAGTGGCAACAGAACCAGAATAATGAAACAGAAAATACCTATTCTTTATCTCAGCTGCCATTGCCATGAAAGCTTGTTCAACATTAGTGGCACTCTTTGCACTTGCCTCCATAAATGGAATGCCAATTTCATCAGCAAACGCCTTGTAAGTGAATCAATAACTATTTCAGTCAATCAAGAAGCATTGTACTAGAAGGACAAacccaaaaagaaaaatgaacagAATGGTAGATCTGAACCTTTGCTGTATCATACGACACTGCTCGGTTATCATTCAAGTCAGACTTATTTCCAACCAAAAGCTTGTTTACATTTTCACTTGCGTAGCGATCAATTTCACTCAACCATTGCTTAACATTGTTGAAGCTTTCTTGATCAGTTATATCATAAACTATCTGCCAGAATATTCAAAAAAGAGGTATAAGAAAAATAGATTTCACcaagcaaaaaagaaaaagatcaaCTGATTGATTGCTTTAGAAAGGAGTCAGTGAAACATACTATAATGCCATGTGCCCCACGGTAGTAACTACTTGTGATTGTCCTGAAACGTTCTTGTCCAGCAGTGTCCCACTGGCAAATGTAACAGAGACGAGGACCTTAAATTTCACTTGGAAAATGCATAATGACAGGAACAAAAGCTAACGCATAAATTCAGATCATGTTCACTAGTAAAAGTTGAGTTCATcacctagttttttttttactctaAAGCTACTTGACCTTTCCAAATGGAACTAACATGACTAAATAATGTCGATtctcaaagaaaaaagaaagtaagacAAGAAAAAACATACAATTTGAAGCTTAATCGTCTTCCCATCTTGCTCTACAGTACGTATTTTCTGCAACATAAATTAGGAACTTCACCAACTATAAGTATGTAATATATGTAATTCACTACTATTATTTTGGCTTACAAAGTCAACACCAATTGTGCTGATGTAGCTGTCCAAATAAGAATCATCCTGAATCAGAAGATAAGGAAGCAGTTAATCAATTATAAGACATAATGATCAGAAAATGTAACACATTTGTCCGGACACAAAGCAAGAAATTTATAAAACAATTAAACGGCATCAGTAATAAAGTTTACATCAATATCAAAAGACAATTTTCACCAGGATTTTAACAACCGCAGACATCtacatttgaaataaaaaatgactACTTTTATACTTGAGGCGTCAATCATTTCGTTCATCCCACACAGCCCAAGAAATGCAGACAGGAACAGTTCTCCATGTTgctctcttctttttctctattttcCAACTATCAGCTGCTGCTATAAGCATACTCTTAATAGCTTATCCAAATGTATTTTCACAGAAGGGTCAGACCTCGATATCAAACAAAAGCCAAAAAAACTATAAATGTGGCATTCAAAAGGATAGTCATGACTAAGTTTGTGCATCACTTAATTGAGCAACATGCGGCAACTTTGATATCTGCTGCTAAATACACTAGCAGATATCAACATGGGCTCTTTCCTAGTTTTATTGCTTATATGAGCCATTATAAGAATCATGCAAGTAACATTCAGCACAGATGCAAGAGTATCTAAAAGTAAGACATTATTGAGTGGGATGAAAATACTTACGGCAAATCTCAGGAGAAGACATGACTTTCCAACACCTGAATCTCCTATTAACAAAAGTTTGAACAAGTAATCACTGCAGAAAGCATAAGAAGAGACGGTATTAAGTTCCATTGAGCTGAAAATAACAATAACCTTATAGGCAGAAAGATTTTTATGAAGGAAACTACTAAGAAAATACAAGGTTCGTAAAACTTCTGGCATTTTAAGGTCAAGGTGCAAACTAGTAATCAGCAAGAATAGAGTGAACATTGTGCCAAAGGGTGTGACCTAGGGGTCAATGAAGTGGATTGAAAACCATATGGTCGCAAGTTCAAATTCTAGTGGAGGCATTACATTAGATAATTTCTTTCTATCTGAAGTGGTGGCCTATCTATAGTGGCAGAACCAGGATTTTCATTAaggttttcaaaaattgaagaagtaaACACACAAAGAAGCCAAGGGGATTCAAcatttactatatatacatgaataatttTAACCTTGCATATATAGTGTAATATTCCGCCAGGGGGGCTCGGATGAAACCTCTTGCTCCCACTTGAACTTCTACCTATCTGTTAAAGCCTTGGTGGATAGAGGTACCTAGTAGCTACCCCGTAGATTAGTCAATGTTCATGTACGTTTCCCCAGACACCACATATATCAATAAAGAAAGAATCGTGTTAACATTGATAGGACCCCAACGACCAGGTCTTTATGAATCAATCCAGCAAAAATTCTCTACGAGCACCTCGACTAAGTCAAAAAAGGGATAAAGACAGTTCCCTTTTTATCTTTTGATCATGGTAGTGTCAAACCAACTTGTGTGTACCTAGACTAATCTAATCCATGGGGCAGCCTGCTACAGCCAAAAAACACAAGTGCAGGTTATATCAATGCACAGACACAGCTCATACTCTTCCCCTTTACCGAATTGATTTGGATAATAGGCAGAAACTAAAAACTAAAATGGTAATAACCAAACACGTAAATCACCAAATAAGAATCAAACTAAATGGCCAATTTTAGCACTCAATGGTGTGCGTCTCAGGTACAAATTGAagacaaaaacactaggtgatttatttttatctgtTCTACCCTTGGTGTGGACACAGTTATCTGATACCGGCGGGATAAAACTGGCCCGGACACCACTATTATAAAAAAAGATGGCCAATTTTAAAACTTTCATGGATCTAAAGGAGGAAAGGATCAcaacattaattaaaaaattcaattgaaCAATCAACAAACTCCGCAATAAAAATCGCCCGCAATCCaaacataaatcaaaatttcagtCGACTATTTCAACACAAAACAAATGCTAGAAATGTAATTCAAAGGATAAAGGAAGGGTATTTTGAAGAACTAACTATTCGGGATTCATGATTTTGCGAAACGAAGAAGCCGCCTGATCCAAAGGTGAAAGGAACCGGGATGTCTCTGTTCCCGAAGGCCGGATATCGCCGGAAAATCGGATCGTCGCCGGGAAATCGCCTAAGGAAAATGTTGACAGCgcgtgagagagagagagagagagagagagagagatcaaaTGTGGGGAAGTGgagtaaaatacatatatatgggcACCGACGAAGGGGAT contains the following coding sequences:
- the LOC129880836 gene encoding ras-related protein RABD2a — protein: MNPEYDYLFKLLLIGDSGVGKSCLLLRFADDSYLDSYISTIGVDFKIRTVEQDGKTIKLQIWDTAGQERFRTITSSYYRGAHGIIIVYDITDQESFNNVKQWLSEIDRYASENVNKLLVGNKSDLNDNRAVSYDTAKAFADEIGIPFMEASAKSATNVEQAFMAMAAEIKNRMASQPASNNAKPPTVQIRGQPVNQKSGCCST